A stretch of the Mycobacteroides immunogenum genome encodes the following:
- a CDS encoding helix-turn-helix domain-containing protein gives MTESTVATVPFREPEGTLPGVAVLTFAALLARARGHGVNPHAPLRADFHHLIVVNNGSLQTFVDFTEYELVSEDWLWVRPHQVLEFGPGLETSTGFAVLFRPGFIDETTAAAVQLDRVATANPLIQSASATRAVKVLADEYGHRDDLPSDVHIDVVRRLLAVVLLCITHAGNTDSAADTAFMRFRDAVEYEFTHKHHVQDYARALGYSVRTLTRACREVTGQSAKQLIDDRIVLEAKRLLVHTELSSAAIGARVGLSSPTAFTKFFRARTGKTPKAFRDDARGRRDSLTG, from the coding sequence ATGACTGAATCCACCGTGGCTACAGTTCCGTTCCGGGAGCCCGAAGGCACCCTGCCCGGGGTGGCGGTGCTCACCTTCGCCGCACTACTCGCCCGTGCCCGTGGGCACGGGGTCAATCCCCATGCCCCGTTACGCGCCGACTTCCACCATCTGATTGTGGTGAACAACGGGAGCCTTCAAACCTTTGTCGACTTCACTGAATATGAACTGGTGTCAGAAGATTGGCTCTGGGTGCGCCCGCATCAGGTGCTCGAGTTCGGTCCGGGCCTAGAGACATCGACCGGTTTCGCCGTGCTGTTTCGTCCAGGGTTCATCGATGAGACAACAGCCGCGGCGGTGCAGCTCGACAGGGTTGCGACCGCGAATCCGCTGATTCAGTCAGCCTCTGCCACGAGGGCTGTGAAGGTCCTCGCCGACGAATACGGTCACCGCGATGACCTGCCCTCTGATGTTCACATCGACGTCGTTCGCCGCCTGCTTGCCGTCGTGTTGTTGTGCATCACCCACGCGGGGAACACCGACTCGGCCGCCGATACCGCGTTCATGCGCTTTCGGGACGCCGTCGAGTATGAATTCACGCACAAGCATCACGTCCAGGACTATGCGCGGGCTCTCGGCTACAGCGTGCGGACGCTCACTCGAGCATGCCGAGAAGTGACGGGTCAAAGCGCAAAACAATTGATCGACGACAGGATAGTTCTGGAAGCAAAGCGTCTGCTTGTACACACAGAGCTCTCCAGCGCCGCGATCGGGGCACGCGTCGGCCTGTCCAGCCCCACCGCCTTCACCAAGTTCTTTCGTGCGCGCACGGGCAAGACGCCCAAGGCATTTCGCGATGACGCGCGGGGACGTCGGGACTCCCTGACTGGCTAG